The genomic window caatttaataaacatatagATCATTATTGATATTCATGATGAAATATCCTTCCCTTCCTATTTGACAATGCCAAAGATACGAATCTGAAGAATCTTCAATCTGTATGTAATTAGCTATTTGTTAGAGCAcagttgcaaatatttatgtctGTATTTGTTATCGTTTGTTTGGCGCTTATGTTACAAGTTTTGAGTTCATAACGTTTGTAATATCGTTACTTTTTGCAACGATCAATCTGTTATTAGAAAGATAGTccgatatttatacatacatatatactatatatatttatattatatatattatattatatatatatatatatatataccataGTATAGTGATACTAAGTTATAATGAATGTGACACGCGCATGTAATTAAAAGGCGAGAATTGGTATTAGTAAATGCACTTATTGTTGGTCGAGAAATATTATGGATATCTTCAACGACAAATAAAGTGCGTCCCTGTGTGGGAGTTTACAAAAGATGATATTTCCCAGGAAGGCACTTGGAGTTCCCCACTTATTTACCTCGTTGCTCTTGTATAAATTGTTCGTTTTTGCCTACTTGGTTATTCAGGTACTTGTACGAGTACGGTCTATGTCGGCTAATTGATTTGTTTTCATCAATCTGCTTCTTCGtccgagaaagaaaaggaatttcCGACGAACAAAAAAGTAAGCTGCGAGTTCTAAGATGAGAGGCGTTCTGGTATTTCTTGTTTGTGTCACCAGCCTCGCTGTCGCTCAACAATCGATCGCTGAACAACCGTTGGTCACTGCTCCAATTGGGAAAATTCGTGGGTCTATTTTGACCTCTAGACtcggaaaagaaatttattcgttccGTGGTATAAGATATGGCGAACCACCTGTTGGATCCCAACGTTTCCAGGTAAAAAATCCTTTAACTGCTTGTTATTTTACGTCAGTTTTAACTTATGCATTATACTTGTATAAAAAGCGTAGAAATAGTTTTTAAAAGCTTAGGTTGCAAAATGTAAGACATGAAAATCGAGACTAGGTATTTTCATTAATGTCACGTACAATTGCTCCAAGAATGTTTTAACAAGCTTCCTTATTTTAGCGGATTCGCGATATTATGCCACTGAATCATTTTTAACAAGCCGCCCTACAAATTATCTCATTTTCACGATACAATTTGCAGAAGTAAAGTTATCAATTTCACACATCTTAAGAGATTAACAATAAATTGCATAATACTCCTTTCGTTAATTGCATAGTTGATGAAACTATTATCATATGCGCGttaccttttttatttcatgtttttaaattactgtACAGCCTCCAATCCCAGCGAAAGATTGGCAAAACGTTTTCGATGCAACCGAAGAAGGACCCAGTTGCCCCCATGCTAACGGCATACAACAATCAGAAGATTGTCTACGCCTAAACGTGTACACGACCAAAGTAGGCATCCTATATCactcatataaatatatcatgcGCAGTTAAACAATTTTAGAACTTTTGCCACAAGGATACATTTCCAATTCTAGCTACCCTGTAGAAACGAAGATGTATCGAGACCAGTAATGATCTTCATACATCCTGGTGGCTTTAACGGTTTCTCAGGACAAAGTATAAACTTCGGGCCACAGTATCTGTTGGATAAAGATATCGTTTTggttacaataaattatcgtCTCGGGACGTTAGGTAACTTGAAATAAATCAGAGAAGTAATTGCGAGAGCTTTCTgaaaagatttgaaattaaagaatgaTTAAATCATtacgaaattgttatttatttcataaatataaaaagaaataattactaATACAAACCGAATTTCCTTCAGAATTTGTTATACCTCATTTCGTCTTACAGACCTTGTTTTCGAAAAAGCTCCACAATTAGAACGTACAAAGTTAATTTACTCGCGTTAGGAATTTGCTACAACaaattcgaattatttcaGGTTTCTTGAATACCGGTGACAGTGCAGCACCAGGTAACATGGGTCTAAAGGACCAAGTCGCAGCTTTCCATTGGGTTCAAAGAAACATCGCTGCCTTTGGTGGCAATCCTAACTCCGTCACTCTATGTGGTTATAGCGCAGGAAGTTTCAGTATTATGTTGCATTTGGTGTCTCCAATGTCTCGCAATCTTTTTCACAGAGCTATCACGATGAGTTCTTCGGCTATAAAACTAAATGTTTATTCTGGAATATCGCAACATGGACAAATGCAGCTAGCTCAAAGACAGGCACGATTATTGGATTGCCCTACTGATTCGACTAGTGCTATGGTGCGCTGTTTCCGCACAAAACCTGCAGAAAACTTCACAGACACATTACGCGACTTATATGTGCGTttgatataacaatataaaccCAGCATGTAAAAATCTGGGTAACTAGGAACGTTagtgatataatatttttgacagGATTGGCGTGGAAATCCCATTGTGCTCTGGTCACCAGCTGTGGAACCGGCAGTTCCTGGTGTCGAAAGGTTCCTGTCTGAACAGCCGTACGACGCGATAAAGCAAGGAAGATTCTATCAAGTTCCTTTAATGATGGGAGTTACGGAAGACGAATTTGGCGGTATAGCTGCTTGTGAGTATTCGAATtaagatattttgtataaatatattataaagatatgaaaattgagtatattcgattgttttattGAATTGCGCAGTGTATGAAAATGCCACATTAAGAGGTAATTCTCTGTACCCTGAGTTGAACGATAATTGGAATACTCTGGCTCCGATCATATTTATGTACGAACGTAATACATCGCGATCGAATTACGTTAGTAGGGAATTACGGAAATTCTACTTCAACGATCAGCCACTTAGCTCGGCTAGCTACAGAAAGCTCGGTGATGTACATATCATATTCTCTTAGTgctttaattgtaatttgtttctcattgaaatcataaaaaaatatcaaatcttTTTCAGATATATGGTGATGCTATAACTAAATTTCCTATGTACCGAGCAATCAAGTTATTCGCTACGTATTCGAAATTGCCggtatacttttataaattttcgttcCAAGGACGATATAGCTTTTATATGTTGAACGCCACTACTCCATATGGTAAAACTGTTTACTCTTCATTTGTCTGGAAACTCAATGAGGAccatattttaaacattttacatGTCCCTCAGGTGTATGTCATCATGACGATCTGCAGTATCTTTTCTTCATAAAGAGCCGCTTCCCATACTTCAACAGCGACGCACCAGAGATTCCTATGGTGGAAATTTCTACCAGCATATGGTCGAACTTTGTTATGAATGGCGAACCGATCCGTAAACACGATGGTCAACTGAGGAATGTAAGATGGGGTAGATTGGTACCCGAGCATAGCAATTTCCTGGAGCTGAATCTTCATCCATCGATCAAAACTGAGTTCTTTCCTGAAAGAATGCGAGAATGGGAAAGATTGTTCCCTGTACCCTAAATCTCAAATGCGATGAACATTACGCGAGTGAAAAATCAATggctttattatttttctcaatcAAATTAGAATgtgtaaatgaaatatgagaaatatcttattatttcttaatagcATTgctgtatataatttaatacaaattattcgtACAAAAAGTTTAACGAACTCAAAGCGTTTTAATGACAGAAAATTCGCGGCTTTTAGATACATAGGCCAAAAATATACGTTTATGTgaacttcaaatttttattaacagcCGAGtactttttttcctttccttttgaTAATTTAGAATCGTGAAACCTTGTTGCGATAATCTGAACATGATTATTTGTCGAAGCGTATTCGCTATCGtttgtttgatttttcatGCTATGAGTGTTGAGAGTTCACAACATTTGTAACATTGATTTTTTGCAacgatacatttattattagagagacatttacataatatagCGATTACTATAACAAAAATGCATgcaattaaaagataaaaatattaataaatacaatatgatAATCGAGAAATATTATGATTGGCTTGATTGACTAATAAAGGGTGTTACTGTGTGGAAGTTTATTGAAGATTATATTGCTCAGAAAGGAAACTGGGTTTCCCCACTCACTTTCCTCAAAGCTGTCGTATAAAATGTGCGCATTTGTCAACTGATTCTACAGTGCTCGCATGAGCACCGTTGAAATCGCCTAACCGATCTTAtcaatttgtttcttcgtccAAAGAGAAAGAAGTTCCGACAAGCAAAACAGTAAGCTGCGAGTTCTAAGATGAGAGGCATTTCggtatttcttctttgtatcACTGGCCTCGCTGTCGCTCAACAGTCGATCGCTGAACAACCGTTGGTCACTGCTCCAATTGGGAAAATTCGTGGGTCTATTTTGACCTCTAGACtcggaaaagaaatttattcgttccGTGGTATAAGATATGGCGAACCACCTGTTGGATCCCAACGTTTCCAGGTAAAAAATCCTTTAACTGCTTGTTATTTTACGTCAGTTTTAACTTATGCATTATCCTTGTATAAAGAGCGTAGAAATAGTTTTTAAAAGCTTAGGTTGCAAAATGTAAGACATGAAAATCGAGACTAGGTATTTTCATTAATGTCACGTACAATTGCTCCAAGAATGTTTTAACAAGCTTCCTTAGTTTAGCGGATTCGCGATATTATGGCACTGAATCATTTTTAACAAGCCGCCCTACAAATTATCTCATTTTCACGATACAATTTGCAGAAGTAAAGTTATCAATTTCACACATCTTAAGAGATTAACAATAAATTGCATAATACTCCTTTCGTTAATTGCATAGTTGATGAAACTATTATCATATGCGcgttatcttttttatttcatgtttttaaattactgtACAGCCTCCAATCCCAGCGAAAGATTGGCAAAACGTTTTCGACGCAACCGAAGAAGGACCCAGTTGTCCTCAATCTAATGGTACACTAGTATCGGAAGATTGTCTACGTTTAAATGTGTATACTACCAAAGTAGGTAGCGAATCATACCAAATTAGCATGCATAGTTAAATGATTTTAGAATCTTTGCATTAAGAGTCCATTTGCAATTCTAGCTACCATGTAAAAGCGAGAACGTATCGAGACCGGTAATGATCTTCATACATCCAGGAGGCTTTTATAGTTTCTCAGGACAAAGTATAAACTTTGGACCACAGTATCTGTTGGATAAAGATATTGTTTTggttacaataaattatcgcCTTGGGGCGTTaggtaatttgaaataaaccAAGGAAGTAATTAAGGAGCTTCCTGCAAAAGTTATCAATTTACCCGATTCgccaatttatttttaaatcatttttctagGAATTATCTAGGAATTTTCTTAGGATcaggattttttaaaagtagGGAGCTCCTCAATTATAATATGATGAGCCGATCCACTTCTATCACTTGGATTGAAACTTATTTGACTCGTTGCTTGAAaacataaattgaaattattttaggtTTCTTGAGTACCGGTGACAGTGCGGCACCAGGTAACATGGGTCTAAAGGACCAAGTCGCAGCTTTCCGTTGGGTTCAAAGAAACATAGCTGCTTTTGGTGGCAATCCAAACTCCGTCACTCTATGCGGTTATAGCGCAGGAAGTTTCAGTATTATGTTGCATTTGGTGTCTCCAATGTCTCGCAATCTTTTTCACAGAGCTATCACGATGAGTTCTTCGGCTATAGGACTAGAAGTATATTCGGGAATATCGCAACATGGACAAATCCAACTGGTTCAGAAGCAGGCAAGACTATTGAATTGTTCCACTGACTCGACCAGCGCTATGGTAGATTGCTTGCGGTCGAAACCTGTAGAAAAC from Bombus pyrosoma isolate SC7728 linkage group LG8, ASM1482585v1, whole genome shotgun sequence includes these protein-coding regions:
- the LOC122570256 gene encoding uncharacterized protein LOC122570256, which translates into the protein MRKELLSNEKMKLLLLFYIIGIGNVLYCTAHPEAVAPIGKIRGSILTSRLGKEIYSFRGVRYAEPPTGERRFQVATPAADWNDVFDASEEGPACPNVERINLMSEDCLRLNVYTKKLPSKNENVSLPVLVFFHPGGFYQSSAQSFNYGPEYLLDHDIVLVTVNYRLATLGFIATGDSLAPGNLGLKDQVIALRWIQRNIIAFGGDPNSVTISGCSVGGLSTFLHMLSPMSKNLFHRVIDMSGSLLLTEPYPTHQRDIAEKQAKLLNCPINSTEDMLACLRSKPVANFTKTISEFFEWYGDPIVLWKPVVEPEVPGMERFLPAQPIDLIQQGKFYQVPAIFGVTKDEFGGVVVTFENTTRNNDNIYRNMNENWYHVAPISFIYERNTPRSKNISTELRRFYLNDEPLGSSNKNGLAHLYADSVIIFSQYRGAKLIAENSKAPVYLYKFTYQGRYSFTMWNATTPYGVEHQDDLQYLYYIKSNFPYFDKTAPEIPMVELYTSMWSSFVQTGKPIPNGRNITWDRFETEKNNYLDINLNPIMKTGLYPDRMQEWEKLFPLSAASQTASSKMRGVLVFLVCVTSLAVAQQSIAEQPLVTAPIGKIRGSILTSRLGKEIYSFRGIRYGEPPVGSQRFQPPIPAKDWQNVFDATEEGPSCPHANGIQQSEDCLRLNVYTTKLPCRNEDVSRPVMIFIHPGGFNGFSGQSINFGPQYLLDKDIVLVTINYRLGTLGFLNTGDSAAPGNMGLKDQVAAFHWVQRNIAAFGGNPNSVTLCGYSAGSFSIMLHLVSPMSRNLFHRAITMSSSAIKLNVYSGISQHGQMQLAQRQARLLDCPTDSTSAMVRCFRTKPAENFTDTLRDLYDWRGNPIVLWSPAVEPAVPGVERFLSEQPYDAIKQGRFYQVPLMMGVTEDEFGGIAALYENATLRGNSLYPELNDNWNTLAPIIFMYERNTSRSNYVSRELRKFYFNDQPLSSASYRKLGDIYGDAITKFPMYRAIKLFATYSKLPVYFYKFSFQGRYSFYMLNATTPYGVCHHDDLQYLFFIKSRFPYFNSDAPEIPMVEISTSIWSNFVMNGEPIRKHDGQLRNVRWGRLVPEHSNFLELNLHPSIKTEFFPERMREWERLFPVP